The genomic stretch GAGGGCCATGCAAACAAAAACTCTTTAATAACATACTAGCCAAGTTTAATAATGGAGATGTCTTACAGTTTCCTTAGCTGCAGACATTGCAAGAACACCAGCACCCATCTCAACTTCTTGCAacccaacaacaacaatgccaACATCCCCAGCAGCAGAACCTAACCAGGACACAAGTGAGTCTTGCGAAGCTCTTCCTTGTGCTACATTCCATGTACCAgccaatatttttaaattctctaTCCTTGTATACAAAAATTCTTTTCCAGCTAACTCTGAACGCAGTATGCCGTCAAGGGGTCCTGGAGACATGACATTCCATCCACGTATACTGCCATGATTAGCCAGGGTGAAAACACAGCCACCCCCAACAGCCATTTTTATTACTTGACTGCTGTGAGCCACCCATCCTCCAAGCAGATTACCCTCAAGGTCTAACACCTGAACAATGCCACTTGCATAACCAACCCATATTTGCAAACCAAATGTACACAAGCACTGAACAGCAACAGGTTGATATTGGAAATGTTGCAAACGATTGCCATTTCCATCCCATTGCACAAGCGAGCCATTTGCACACCCAGTCCAAATCATTCCATCTGTTGTTATAATTAAAGCTTCCGTTCTCCTATTATCATCTCCAAATCCACCTTTTACAGCAACTCGACGAACAGCATCAGCTGCTCCCATTATAGCATTACGTGAACGCTGAAAGAAACCGAATGAAGTttgcattttctctttctttgaaCCAGCAACAATTTTCATCTTGGTATCATCTTCAAAGGTTAAGTCTTGTCCTGACAACATGTCCAGTCTTTCAATCTGACCATCTATATTGAACATTTTCAGCAACTCCCTAGTGTGTGCATCCCTGCAAAATAGATGTCTCCCCATAATTCAATCGTAATtagtaaaatataagaaatcttaatgaaaaataaaatatccaactcCTCTCCAACccaacaataaataaacaaaggaAGAAACTGACATAGGTCCCCATATCCAACTAAATCGGTGCTACCCAAagtaactaaaaagaaaagatcccCAAAACACAATGAAGACTGGGTGAAACCATCAGTTCCTACTAAATCAGGAAACAGAATCATGAGAAAAGAGTCAAAATAATACATTTGGTGTGCCTCTTCTCTGTCTGCCTTTTAGCTGCCTTTACTGAGAAGACACCATGCCTCCCTTGCATGGTATCCTATTCTCAACACCTAGCAACCACTGAAACTAGTCACTTATTTGGTATTGAAGTTTCGTTAAGTTGTTAAAGTAAACTGATTTGTCACTTCTATTCGCATAGGAATGCAAACACCATGGAAATGACAAAGTTACATTCAAAAATAAGATTGAAGAATCATTAGTTGGAACTTAAAGAAGACAAGCAATGCCCACCTCTGGAAGTATATGTAGCAATTCTAGTTTGTCAACAGATAACCATGCAATTTGAAGTTTTACGACAAAATAGCTAAATGCAAAATCCCACTCCAGATAGGAAGAAGGATTCGAGGAGAATGTATTATTTCAGGATTGCTGTAGGGTTTCAGTTTGGTAGCTGAACAAGGTCCTGGCTATACAGCAAAAAGAAACCCTTCATACTAGCTCTGTCTCCACAGAGAACTGAGAAAGTCGACATCATTTCAGCTTACTCTCTGAATTCTATCATTGGTAGAAACACCTCAGATTTGTATTCTATTTGGCTACTCTCAAGGCCATTCTTCATTCACACTGCATACAGCCAACATGAACATAGAGAACAAGATGCCAAATGGGCTGACGACGTTCCAATTGTAACACCCCAAAATTTGCATGTGACTGTAATTGATGGTTTCTTTAGAATAATGTAAGATTAGAGAAAATTAGGGGACAAAAGTCAAAGAACTAAAGAAAAGAAGGTTCAAAATGCAATTACTAACTTAACTAGGTGAAGTAGAATAAGTTTTGCATGATTAAGTAGGTGAAAGAGGACAAGTTTTGGCATGCCATGCTTATGAGGTGTCGAAAGGAAGGTAGAGATGTGCTTTCCTTCAAAATTTTCAGAACTAACTACatctttttcttccatttcttgaacCTAAGAGAGAGCTAAACACTATCCTACAAACTAACACTACCAAACCATAAATTCCAAGAACAAATTGTGAAGTATTAGGGCTTAGATTCGATAGAATTGTTAGGAAACAAACCAAAGATAGATTGTGAGGttataaaaggaaaggaaagaaagtaaGGGGAAATGGGCTAAGGCTTAAGGTGAGTGATTAAATTGACAAGTACGTATAAATCCTATTGTTTTGAGATGCTTTTATGCATGAAGAATTTGTTTAAATGTTTGCTGGATTTTCAGAATATAAATGTATAACCTTAGTTTTCAATGGAAACTTCATATGACAGTTGCTAAATAAGAGTATGATTGTGAAAGATCGAAGTATGATGTGATCTTTTAAAGTAAAAGCTATGTTTTAGCCCAAATATTGTGTTGATATAACTGCACATGATATGTGAAAAGAGTAAAGCTTTCTTTACATGAAATTGTGGCCACCTATATGCTACATATGAAGATGTAAAATATAAGTGAAAGATCAAGACAGGACAACAAGATGTCATATTAGTTTATTTACTGGACAGCAAGACAACAAGATTTCATTTAAGTTTGTTTACTGGACATCAGGGTGTGCATGCTTATAAATACATGTTTGTTTGGGaaatttaattgtttaggtAACAATAAGAAGCAATTAGAGAGGTTGGTTTACTTCGCTAACTAGAAGCACAATTCTAAAGTGAATACAATTAAAGATACTAACTAAGATGCATTGCCAAAGTAATTAGGAGAGGGGTGTGACACCAATACTATGCCATGAGATAATGCACAAGCCCTAGGATCCGCAAGTTTCTTGTTAATAAACACAGACGGAAATTTTCTAGCTATAGTTCTAATATTGGAAAAAAGGGACCATATCAAGATAAACATTGGTCAAAATATGATGCGTAccagaatatttttatttttcactctttgtttttttctacggatcaaatgttaatatttttcgAGTATACAAGTGTCAAACCATGTTATTTTTAAGACATTATGTATTTGACTAGAACTTCTAAAACCAGTTTCAAATCATATtctacattttaaaaaccatacCATTGTAGTGAAGTTTCTAAACTACCGTAAGACCAATAAGAGagcaaactttaaaaaaaaatcataattagaTACTTCTAGCTACTTATCAAGCAAAAATAAAGTCAAATAAACACATACCACAATGCGAACGACTGGAACCCAGCACTCCAGACTTTAGCCCTGGAATTATCAGAAAGCAAGTATCTAACGTCGGAATTCAATACATTGCTGAATCCATTCATGGTCACTTGGTTCCTTATATCAATATATGACCTCTCCACTGACAGTGCAGCCATATGCCTCTCTTCTGCGGTAAATGAAAAGGCCTTTTCCAGATCTTCCCAGGGCCACATCTTAATAACCCCCCCTTCTGATCCCGACCATAAATCCCCTggaatcaaaacacaaaacaaaattcaatcaaaatacAACAATAACTAAAACATTAATCCATCGTTTTAAACCAGTGAGAACTGACCGACCATAACAAGTCAAGATCATGGTCATGACTGGCCCGCGATGTGCCATCCAAGACAAGACCTCCTTGACACGACTTCGATCCAACCCTGGACCCGTATCCATTTTCCAACACCGAATTCTACCATCTCTATGTCCACTCCAAACAACTCGACTCCCTTCATCACCAACCAAACACGTAACGCCCGAACCCGAATTCAACGCCACAGACTCCTtgaacggcgccgtttcatCACTCCCGCCGTACATCTCCTTCAATTCCCAGACCTGAACGGCGCCGTTTTCTCTCCCACCCCATAGTTGCGTCTCGGTAGTTACAATCGTTCTcaaaaaccgaccggtttgaGATTCTCTCAACGGATGTGGCCGAATTTCAAGACTGGGTGGACGGTCTGGGTGAACCGCGGATCGAACTGGGATACGGAAAATTCCGGTTCCCCCTCCTTTGCCAATGAATTCTGGTAAAGCCGGAGTTTTGTGTCTGTGGGAAACACTTTCGTTGTTGTTAGAGCTATTATTACTGTTGTTATTGGAGAGTTTTCGGTCGAGGAACTGGATCATGTAATCCAGGCGTTTAGTGGAGGCTTCCAGGGAGGGATTGGGATTGGATGGCTGTAGATCATCgtcggaggaggaggaggatggtgaggaggaggagaagtAACGGTCGAAGATCTTTGGTGTTCGGAGCGGAGGTGAGGACGAAGAAGCATCATCGCTGTTGGTTCGAGGAGATGCAGAGTGAAGGGAGAAAAAACCGTcgtccatttttattttttaaagtgatacTGGTGCTGCTGTTGGTTGCTTGTAAGTTATAACTGAAACGAGAGAAGAGAGAATATAGGGAGAGGAATCGAGGTGAGGATGCTGTTgggattttaagattttaagacACCGAAAAAAGAGATAGGGGACGCGAAGAACGGACCGTGAGGTGGTCACAAATTCACGATCAAGCGTTGTGATGCGGACTGTGGCACGACGCTGTGAGATGGTGTTCGGCAACTGttgtagttattgttttttatactgttttttgaagaaataattttaaaaaaaaacactgttcCTAGCACATTTGCAAACAGTTTTTGGGAAGAGCCAGTAGTCGAGTGGTGTAGCGGTTatgttttccttgttttttggttttttccccTTAACGGTGAGGTGTTCTTCGCCGGTCAATTCGGCTGAGGTCAGGTTGATTCTGAATCTGTTTAAAAACAGGGGGGGagatcttatttttcttttctctttttagtacttttaaaaaatatttttgtttaagaaagtattaattttatatttttttagtattttatagggctttgattttatgatatcaaaaataaaaataaaaatatctaaaaaaattaatataattttaaataaaaaatattttacatgaaaattttaaacaaacgaTGAAAACCAGCTAGCAAATTTCATATGagttaaaattcaaaagaatcaAAGAGAGTAATGTGGTATTGGAGAGTTGGGTAGCGCAATGTTTTgggtctgattttttttttttttacatgagaaTAAAGTCTATTTagaattgtaattataattattttttaaagtattttttattttaaaaattattaaaataataattttt from Populus alba chromosome 8, ASM523922v2, whole genome shotgun sequence encodes the following:
- the LOC118055786 gene encoding type II inositol polyphosphate 5-phosphatase 15 isoform X1, translating into MDDGFFSLHSASPRTNSDDASSSSPPLRTPKIFDRYFSSSSPSSSSSDDDLQPSNPNPSLEASTKRLDYMIQFLDRKLSNNNSNNSSNNNESVSHRHKTPALPEFIGKGGGTGIFRIPVRSAVHPDRPPSLEIRPHPLRESQTGRFLRTIVTTETQLWGGRENGAVQVWELKEMYGGSDETAPFKESVALNSGSGVTCLVGDEGSRVVWSGHRDGRIRCWKMDTGPGLDRSRVKEVLSWMAHRGPVMTMILTCYGDLWSGSEGGVIKMWPWEDLEKAFSFTAEERHMAALSVERSYIDIRNQVTMNGFSNVLNSDVRYLLSDNSRAKVWSAGFQSFALWDAHTRELLKMFNIDGQIERLDMLSGQDLTFEDDTKMKIVAGSKKEKMQTSFGFFQRSRNAIMGAADAVRRVAVKGGFGDDNRRTEALIITTDGMIWTGCANGSLVQWDGNGNRLQHFQYQPVAVQCLCTFGLQIWVGYASGIVQVLDLEGNLLGGWVAHSSQVIKMAVGGGCVFTLANHGSIRGWNVMSPGPLDGILRSELAGKEFLYTRIENLKILAGTWNVAQGRASQDSLVSWLGSAAGDVGIVVVGLQEVEMGAGVLAMSAAKETVGLEGSSAGQWWLDMIGKTLDEGSTFERAGSRQLAGLLIAMWVRNNLKGHVGDVDAAAVPCGFGRAIGNKGAVGLRIRVYDRVMCFINCHFAAHLEAVNRRNADFDHVYRTMTFVRPSNFFNAATAGTSSAVQILGGANVMGGHSPEGIPELSEADMVIFLGDFNYRLDGISYDEARDFVSQRSFDWLREKDQLRTEMGVGKVFQGMREAVIRFPPTYKFEKHQPGLAGYDSGEKKRIPAWCDRVLYRDSRSAHVSECCLDCPVVSLISQYDACMDVTDSDHKPVRCIFSVDIARVDESVRRQEFGDIMKSNEEIRYIIDELSKIPETIVSTNNIILPNQDTTILRITNKCGENDALFEIICEGQSIIDENGQASDHHPRGSYGFPQWLEVTPAAGIIKPGHIAEVSIHLEDFPTLEVFLDGVPQNSWCEDTRDKEAILVVKVRGTCNTNETRNHRIRVRHCCSSQTAQLDPRPNGSEQVQGNLLHRADYQRLSSSYDVVRHLRNLQSP